One window of the Solanum stenotomum isolate F172 chromosome 11, ASM1918654v1, whole genome shotgun sequence genome contains the following:
- the LOC125844311 gene encoding diphosphomevalonate decarboxylase 2-like translates to MAEQSKKWILMVTAQTPTNIAVIKYWGKRDENLILAINDSISVTLDPAHLCTTTTVAVSPSFQQDRMWLNKKEISLDGARYQNCLREIRARANDYEDEKKGIKISKNDWQNLHVHIDSYNNFPTAAGLASSAAGFACLVFSLAKLMNVQEDNGRLSAIARQGSGSACRSLFGGFVKWVMGKEEDGSDSIAVPLVDEKHWDELVIIIAVVSSRQKETSSTSGMRETVVTSALIEHRAKEVVPKRIIQMEEAIQNRDFPTFAQLTCSDSNQFHAVCMDTSPPIFYMNDAFFRVISCVEKWNRAEGTPQVAYTFDAGPNAVLIARNRKAAALMLQRLLFHFPPNSDTDLDSYVIGDKSILKDAGIQDLNDVEALPPPPEIKDKVPAQKCKGEISYFICTRPGRGPVLLPDESQALLCLETGLPK, encoded by the exons ATGGCTGAACAATCAAAGAAATGGATTCTTATGGTGACTGCTCAAACACCCACAAACATAGCAGTGATTAAATATTGGGGaaaaagagatgaaaatctTATTCTTGCTATTAATGATAGTATTAGTGTTACCCTTGATCCTGCTCATCTTTGTACCACAACCACTGTTGCTGTTAGCCCTTCTTTCCAACAAGATCGCATGTGGCTAAACAAAAAG GAAATATCTCTTGATGGAGCCAGATACCAAAATTGTCTAAGAGAAATTCGAGCTCGTGCTAATGATTACGAGGATGAGAAGAAGGGTATCAAGATCAGTAAAAATGATTGGCAGAACTTGCATGTGCATATTGATTCTTACAATAATTTTCCTACTGCTGCTGGTCTGGCTTCCTCAGCTGCTGGTTTTGCCTGCCTCG TCTTTTCCCTTGCGAAGTTAATGAATGTGCAAGAGGACAATGGGAGACTTTCTGCCATAGCAAG GCAAGGTTCAGGAAGTGCTTGTCGAAGCTTGTTTGGAGGATTTGTCAAGTGGGTCATGGGAAAG GAGGAAGATGGTAGCGATAGCATTGCTGTTCCACTCGTAGACGAGAAACACTGGGATGAGCTTGTTATCATCATTGCAGTG GTTAGCTCACGGCAGAAGGAAACAAGTAGCACCTCAGGAATGCGTGAGACTGTTGTAACCAGTGCACTTATAGAACACAGAGCAAAG GAAGTAGTACCAAAACGCATTATTCAGATGGAAGAAGCTATACAAAATCGCGATTTTCCAACTTTTGCTCAACTGACTTGTTCTGACAGCAATCAATTTCATGCAGTCTGCATGGACACTAGCCCTCCTATATTCTACATGAATGACGCAT TTTTCAGGGTAATTAGCTGTGTCGAGAAATGGAACCGTGCAGAAGGAACTCCACAG GTTGCATACACCTTCGATGCTGGGCCAAATGCCGTTCTGATTGCACGTAACAGAAAGGCTGCCGCACTTATGCTTCAGAGGCTTCTTTTCCACTTCCCTCCAAACTCAGATACCGATCTAGACAG CTATGTCATAGGTGATAAGTCAATTCTGAAGGATGCTGGGATTCAGGATTTAAACGACGTGGAAGCATTACCTCCTCCACCTGAAATTAAGGACAAGGTTCCAGCTCAGAAATGCAAAGGTGAAATAAGCTACTTCATCTGCACAAGACCTGGCAGAGGTCCAGTTTTGCTACCTGACGAAAGTCAGGCTCTCCTCTGCCTTGAAACTGGTTTGCCCAAGTAA
- the LOC125844716 gene encoding uncharacterized protein LOC125844716, with protein MAASDTIENMYDVALKPRLLRSLLKEYVPDLKHQFRNPSVLSYVVSAIKTHQLLSESAPPESDEKLIENWTAAVDSWINRVVGLASSDTPDKCWAGICLLGVTSQECSRERFIASYAAWFNKLLVHLQSPADSHFVKVATCASLSDLFTRLSGLPNAKKDGIALSTKLIQPLLKQLNEDKFDASWEEAIFLLCSILDIFPSSIQRHYDGVEDAIVLRLMSGKCNPSMLKKLGYCLALLPKSRGDEDSWVLMMQKIMLSINIQLNDAFQGLEKETIRTEAMRLLLPPGKDPPPPLGGQSLSRGTVDNTMRPEHLQISRISTLILCCCELLTSSYPFQVAIHVLPLIALAKRVLMVDGSSSPSIAYMTTMKQEFFCSELPVLHSHILDLLTSIVKGLGSQLLPHVGSIIRLLTNYIETSTLPELRIKVYAIMKVLLLSLGVGISTHLTDVIVNNSLMDLDERGTSSVAQQNIHPETTTKTSHKKRKHASTSSSLDELPDKEVFEVEVSPNMASLSVKIAALEALEALLAVGGSRRSESWRVNVDHLLLDVTRNASKGGWAKDGRGSLVSDSPTSIWRDYQIAALRALLASLLSPGRTRPPHLSQGLELFRRGTREIGTKVAECCAHAILALEVLIHPRALPLLDLESTDNNYEVGSKWFSGNVHVSNRAANNTFHIGTSRKAPDEPDSYNDDLYADWMRNSEDLDTVAADPGKDTDTSNQPSETLRDPSSEKLTSFDTTAVKVSENSKLEQVAPITTVKKSPMDRDEIMVESQLSLKTSKHSEDLLPSKSNVVSLGSENIADDASRKEVAEASDAGFASPLKMNLDRGKELMHESDNESMESIPDIVDVEPDSD; from the exons ATGGCGGCCTCTGATACAATTGAGAACATGTATGACGTCGCTTTGAAGCCTCGGTTACTTCGTTCTCTGCTCAAAGAGTATGTTCCTGACCTGAAACATCAGTTTCGGAATCCATCAGTTCTCTCATATGTTGTTTCTGCCATTAAGACTCACCAGCTATTGTCCGAATCAGCTCCACCGGAATCTGATGAAAAGTTGATTGAGAACTGGACAGCAGCCGTCGATTCCTGGATCAATCGAGTAGTCGGTCTTGCCTCTAGTGACACG CCAGATAAATGCTGGGCTGGTATATGTTTGCTCGGGGTGACAAGTCAAGAATGCAGTAGGGAACGTTTCATAGCTTCTTACGCTGCATGGTTTAACAAACTCTTAGTCCATCTTCAG TCCCCTGCAGATTCTCACTTTGTGAAGGTAGCTACTTGTGCCTCCCTGTCAGATTTGTTCACAAG GTTGAGTGGATTGCCAAATGCAAAGAAAGATGGTATAGCTCTCAGTACAAAACTAATTCAACCATTATTGAAGCAGCTAAACGAGGATAAATTTGATGCTTCATGG GAAGAAGCTATTTTTCTGTTGTGCagtattttagatattttcccATCTTCCATTCAACGGCATTATGATGGT GTTGAGGATGCTATTGTCTTGAGGCTCATGTCAGGCAAGTGCAATCCTAGTATGTTGAAG AAGCTTGGTTATTGTTTGGCTTTGCTACCAAAATCAAGAGGGGACGAGGATAGCTGGGTATTGATGATGCAGAAGATCATGCTGTCAATCAATATTCAGCTGAATGATGCCTTCCAGGGTCTAGAGAAAG aAACTATAAGAACTGAGGCCATGAGATTGCTGCTTCCCCCTGGGAAAGACCCACCGCCTCCATTAGGGGGCCAATCTTTGTCTAGAGGAACTGTAGACAATACAATGAGGCCTGAGCACTTGCAGATCTCCAGAATCTCTACCCTGATActttgttgttgtgaattgCTTACGAGTTCTTACCCATTTCAG GTTGCTATACATGTACTTCCATTAATAGCTCTTGCCAAAAGAGTGTTGATGGTTGATGGTTCCTCATCACCAAGCATTGCCTATATGACTACAATGAAACAAGAATTTTTTTGTTCAGAACTCCCGGTCTTGCATTCACACATATTGGATCTTCTTACATCAATTGTTAAAGGCTTGGGCAG CCAGTTGCTCCCTCATGTTGGCTCTATAATACGACTCCTAACCAACTACATTGAAACGTCTACTTTGCCAGAGCTAAGGATAAAGGTGTACGCAATTATGAAAGTCCTGCTGCTGTCACTGGGGGTTG GGATATCCACACACCTCACCGATGTGATTGTTAACAATTCATTGATGGATTTAGATGAGAGAGGCACATCTTCTGTTGCACAACAGAATATACATCCAGAGACTACAACAAAGACTTCCCACAAGAAGAGGAAGCATGCAAGTACAAGTAGTTCGCTTGATGAGCTGCCTGATAAAGAGGTTTTTGAAGTGGAAGTGTCCCCAAACATGGCTTCATTGTCTGTTAAGATAGCTGCACTAGAGGCATTGGAAGCCCTTCTTGCTGTG GGTGGTTCTAGGAGATCCGAAAGTTGGCGAGTAAATGTTGATCACCTTCTTTTGGATGTTACCAGAAATGCTTCTAAAGGAGGGTGGGCCAAGGATGGCAGAGGCAGTTTGGTTTCTGACTCACCAACCAGTATTTGGCGAGACTATCAAATTGCAGCTTTACGAGCACTTCTGGCTTCTCTCCTCTCTCCTGGCCGCACTCGCCCACCCCACCTTTCTCAGGGGCTTGAACTTTTTCGCAGAG GGACTCGAGAAATAGGAACTAAAGTTGCTGAATGTTGTGCACATGCTATTTTGGCATTGGAAGTGCTTATACATCCCCGAGCTCTTCCATTATTAGATCTCGAGTCCACTGACAACAATTACGAAGTTGGAAGTAAGTGGTTTTCAGGGAATGTACACGTCAGTAACCGTGCAGCAAATAACACATTCCACATTGGCACATCCAGAAAGGCCCCCGACGAGCCAGATTCTTATAATGATGACCTTTACGCAGATTGGATGCGAAACAGTGAAGATTTGGATACTGTGGCAGCTGATCCTGGAAAAGATACAGATACAAGTAATCAACCCTCAGAAACATTAAGAGATCCATCATCAGAAAAGCTTACATCTTTTGATACTACTGCAGTAAAAGTTTCTGAAAACAGTAAATTGGAGCAAGTAGCACCTATTACTACTGTTAAGAAAAGCCCCATGGACAGGGATGAGATCATGGTTGAATCACAACTATCTCTAAAAACAAGTAAACATTCTGAAGATCTCCTACCATCTAAGAGTAATGTGGTATCTCTAGGATCGGAAAATATCGCGGACGATGCATCTAGAAAGGAGGTGGCAGAAGCTAGTGATGCTGGATTTGCTTCGCCGCTGAAGATGAATTTAGACAGAGGTAAAGAGTTGATGCATGAATCTGATAATGAGTCCATGGAGTCAATTCCTGATATTGTTGATGTTGAGCCTGATTCTGATTAA
- the LOC125845460 gene encoding cytochrome c oxidase assembly protein COX15 codes for MLESRLISLLRQNKDLGVKISSNLGKWGFAAAKISNEASFSKLNQYRLLSSLPKLAPYSRNFVRRTFVNCGLRSFHQLNHKGVHRTSFRKISTVAASAAENKEGLKFLVTAGPHARKMVGIWLFTSAAWVFSMVVLGGITRLTRSGLSMTDWKFTGSLPPLTDEDWLVEFEKYKQSPEYKRVNKGMNIEDFKFIYWMEYAHRMWGRALGIMFALPFSYFLRKGYITVRLGFRLSGLFALGAGQGLIGWWMVKSGLEEPTSEYVEPRVSPYRLAAHLTSAFAIYCGLFWTALSVVMPEPPAESLACVRGAAKVKRLALPVGILVGITAISGAFVAGNDAGRAFNTFPKMGDTWIPDDIFSMKPLIRNFFENTSTVQLDHRILATATLAAIGGLWLSARKLDMHPAVRHLIGSTMGMAALQVTLGISTLLSYVPVSLGTAHQAGALTLLTFMILLNHTVRRPSPSLLKTLPSVAKMV; via the exons ATGTTAGAGAGCAGATTAATTTCACTTCTGAGGCAAAACAAAGATTTGGGTGTCAAGATTTCATCGAATCTTGGAAAATGGGGCTTTGCAGCAGCCAAAATTTCAAATGAAGCTTCATTTTCGAAATTGAATCAGTACAGGCTTTTATCTTCTCTTCCAAAGCTTGCTCCTTATAGCAGAAACTTTGTTAGGAGGACCTTTGTTAACTGTGGTTTAAGATCTTTTCATCAACTTAATCACAAG gGTGTGCATAGAACATCTTTCAGAAAAATTTCCACTGTGGCTGCTTCTGCAGCTGAAAACAAGGAGGGACTGAAGTTCCTTGTAACTGCTGGACCCCATGCCCGGAAAATGGTCGGCATATGGCTTTTTACATCTGCTGCTTGGGTTTTCAGTATGGTTGTGCTTGGTGGTATCACACGGCTGACACGTTCTGGTCTATCAATGACGGACTGGAAATTTACTGGGAGCCTTCCTCCTCTAACAGATGAAGATTGGTtggttgaatttgagaagtACAAGCAATCCCCAGAATACAAACG TGTAAACAAGGGGATGAACATTGAGgatttcaagttcatatattGGATGGAATATGCACACAGAATGTGGGGAAGGGCCCTTGGTATAATGTTTGCACTCCCATTCTCATATTTTCTCCGTAAGGGATACATAACAGTAAGACTTGGATTTAGACTCTCTGGACTCTTTGCTCTTGGTGCTGGACAGGGGCTCATAGGTTGGTGGATGGTGAAAAGTGGTTTAGAG GAGCCAACATCTGAGTATGTTGAACCAAGAGTTAGCCCCTACCGCCTTGCAGCTCATCTTACCTCTGCATTTGCTATTTATTGCGGACTCTTCTGGACAGCTCTTTCTGTTGTTATGCCTGAACCTCCTGCTGAATCACTTGCCTGTGTTCGTGGGGCTGCAAAAGTTAAGCGGCTTGCACTTCCTGTGGGTATCCTTGTTGGAATTACTGCTATCTCTGGAGCTTTTGTTGCTGGAAATGACGCT GGCCGGGCATTCAATACTTTTCCAAAGATGGGAGATACATGGATTCCAGATGATATCTTTAGTATGAAACCTCTTATCCGCAACTTCTTTGAGAATACTTCAACAGTTCAG CTTGATCATCGTATACTTGCCACTGCTACTTTAGCTGCAATAGGCGGATTATGGTTGTCAGCCAGAAAACTGGATATGCATCCTGCAGTACGACATTTAATTGGAAGCACCATGGGCATGGCTGCTCTGCAG GTTACATTGGGCATATCTACTCTTCTTTCCTATGTCCCAGTTTCTCTAGGAACTGCTCACCAGGCAGGAGCATTGACTCTTTTAACATTCATGATTTTGCTCAATCACACTGTACGACGACCTTCTCCATCACTTCTGAAGACATTACCTTCTGTCGCGAAAATGGTCTGA